The nucleotide window caatacccttcgtccaatatactgatcttcacctccggaccattccggagctcctcgtcatgtccgggatctcatccgagactccgaacaaccttcggtaaccacatactatttcccataacaactctagcgtcaccgaaccttaagtgtgtagaccctacgggttcgggaaccatgcagacatgaccgagacaactctccggccaataaccaacagcgggatctggatacccatgttggctcccacatgttccacgatgatctcatcggatgaaccacgatgtcgaggattcaatcaatcccgtattcaattccctttgtccagcggtattgtacttgcccgagattcgatcatcggtatctcgataccttgttcaatctcggtaccggcaagtctctttactcgttccataacacatcatcccatgatcaactccttggtcacattgtgcacaatatgatgatgtcctaccgagtgggcccagagatacctctccgtttacacggagtgacaaatcccagtctcgattcatgccaacccaacagacactttcggagatacctgtagtgtacctttatagccacccagttacgttttgacgtttggcacacccaaagcactcctacggtatccgggagttgcacaatctcatggtctaaggaaatgatacttgacattagaaaagctttagcaaacgaactacacgatcttgtgctaggcttaggattgggtcttgtccatcacatcattctcctaatgatgtgatcccgttatcaacgacatccaatgtccatggtgaggaaaccgtaaccatctattgatcaacgagctagtcaactagaggcttactagggacatggtgttgtctatgtctatgtatccacacatgtatctgagtttcctatcaatacaattctagcatggataataaacgattatcatgaacaaggaaatataataataaccaatttattattgcctctagggcatatttccaacagtctcccacttgcactagagtcaataatctagttcacatcgccatgtgattaacactcacaggtcacatcgccatgtgaccaacatccaagagtctactagactcaatgatctagttcacatcactatgtgataaacactcaaagagttctgggtttgatcatgttatgcttgtgagagaggttgtagtcaacgggtcttgccatattcagatccctttGTATTCGCAAAattttatatcgtagatgctgctaccacgttccacttggagctattccaattattgctccattatacgtatccggtatctctactcagagctatccggataggtgttaagcttgcatcgacgtaactctttatgtcgaactctttatcacctccataaccgagaaacatttccttattcctctaaggataattttgaccgctatctggtgatctactcctagatcacctttgtaccctcctgccagacatgtggcaaggtacacatcaggtgcggtacttcagcatggcataccgtacagagcctatgacaaaagcataggggacgaccttcgtcctttctctttcttatgccgtggtcaagctttgagtcttactcaacttcacaccttacaactcaggtaagaaccccttctttgactgatctattttgaactccttcaaaaacatgtcaaggtgtgcattctttgaaagtaccatcaggcgtcttgatccatctctatagatcttgatgcccaatatgtaagcagctttatccaggtcttcctttgaaaaacactcttcaaacaaccgtttatgctttccagaaattctacattatttcggatcaacaatatgtcatccacatatactcatcagaaatgttgtagtgctcccactcactttcttgtaaatacaagtttctagcaaacattgtataaacctaaaagctttgatcactccatcaaaacatatattccgattccgagatgcttgctctagtccatagaaggattgctagagccagcataccttttagcatccttaggatcgacaaaaccttttattgtatcacatacaacttttcttacgaaaactggtaagaaaacttgttttgacatccatctgtaagatttcataatcgaaaaatacagctaatgctatcatgattccgacggacttaagcatcgctacgggtgagaaattctcatcgtagtcaacttcttgaacttgtgaaaagactctttcccacaagtcgagcttcatagacggtaacattaccgcccacgtccgtcttcttcttaaagatccatttatctcaatggcttgccgatcttcgggcaagtccaccaaagtccatactttgttctgatatatggatcctatctcggatttcatggcttctaaccatttgtcggaatacgggcccaccatcgcttctccatagctcataggttcattgttgtctaacaacatgatatctaagacaggattaccgtaccacttaggagtagtacatatccttatcgacctacgaggttcgatagcaacttgatccgaagcttcatgatcactatcattaacttcctattcagcagacgtaggtgccacagaaaacatctttctgtgttgcatcactctctggttgaagtaaaggttcgacaacctcatcaagttctatcttcctcccactcaattctttcgagagaaactccttctcgagaaaggacccgttcttagcgacaaacaatttgccctcggatctgagatagaaggtataccctactatcacctttgggtatcctatgaagatgtgtttgtccgctttgggtttgagcttctccggctgaagccttaagcatcgcagccccaaacattaagaaacgacaactttggtttcttgccaaaccgaTGTTCATACGACGccatctcaacggacttagatggtgtcctatctaaagtgaatgcagctgtctctaatgcataacctcaaaatgaaaacggtagattgataagagacatcatagatcgcaccatatctcataaggttcgattacgacgtccggacacaccataacccagtggtgttccaggtggcttcaactgtgaaacaattccacaatgtcttaagtgtttgccaaactcataactcaggtattctcattgatcagatcataggaatttgatcttcttgttatgatgattcttaacttcactctaaaatcgcttgaacttttcaaacgtttcagacttgtgcttcattaagtaaatatacctatatctactcaaatcgtcagtgaagatgagaaaatagcgatatccaccgcacgcttcaattctcattggatcacacgcatcagcatgtatgatttccaacaagtcacttgcccgtttcattgtacctgaaagcggggtcttagtcatcctgcccatgaggcatggctcgcatgtgtcaagcgattcaaaatcaagtgactccaaacatccatcgacatggagtttcttcatgcatcttacgccaatatgacctaagcggcagtgccacgagaaagtggtactatcattattaactctacatcttttggcgtgaacatgtgtattaccacgaccgagattcaatgaaccattcacatagggtgcatgaccatgaaaggtatcattcatgtaaagagaataaccattattctctaacttaaatgaatgaccgtactgcaatgaacatgatctaatcatattcatgctcaacgtagacacctgataacatttatctaggttcaatactaatcccgaaggcagatggagcgtgcgatggtgatctcatcaactttggaaacacttccaacacacatcgtcacctcgcccttagccagtctccgtttagtccgtagcttttgcttcaagtcaccagtaatagcaactgaaccagtatccaatacccaggtgctaccaggagtactagcgaggtacacactaataacacgtatatactttgttgaagttgccagccttcttatctaccatgcatttggggtaattccgctaccagtgaccgttccccttacaatagaagcacttagtctcgggtttgggttcaaccttgggttcctttactggagcggcaactggtttgccatccatgaagtttcccttctagcccttgcccttcttgaaaccagtggtcttgttaaaccatcaacacttgatgctccttcttgatttctacctcttacggtcttaagcaccgcgaacagctccgggatcaactccatcccttgcatgtcatagttcatcccgaagatctagtagcttagtgatagtggctagagaactctatcaatcactatcttatctggaagtttaactcccacttgatttaagtgattgtagcacccagacattctgagcacatgctcactagctgagctattctcctccatattgttggctaaagaacttgtcagaggtctcacacctctcaacacgggcatgagcctgaaatcccaatttcagctcttggaacatctcatatgtcttatggcgttcaaaacgtcattggaatcccgattctaagccgtaaagtatggtgcactaaactatcaagtagtcatcaggatgtgtctgtcaggtgttcacaacatccacagacgacgttgtaggggtttgcacatcgagcggtgcatcaaagacataagccttctgtgtagcagtgaggacactcctcggactacggacctagtccgcatcatttctTACAATATCTtccaacttaatctttctctaggaatgtattgaaacagggagctacaacgtgagctatttatctacaacatatttgcaaagacaatttagactatgttcatgataattgagttcatctaatcaaattatttaatgaactcccactcagatagacatccctctagtcatctaagtgaaacatgatccgaatcgactaggccgtgtccgatcatcacgtgagacggactagtcatcaacggtgaacatctcatgttgatcgtatcttctatacgactcatgttcgacctttcggtcttccgtgttctgaggccatgtctgtacatgctaggctcgtcaagtcaacctaagtgtattgcgtgtgtaaatatggcttacacccgttgtattcgaacgttagaatctatcacacccgatcatcacgtggtgtttcgaaatgacgaaccttcgcaacggtgcgcagttagggggaacactttcttgaaattttagtgagggatcatcttatttaagctaccatcgttctaagcaaataagatgtaaaacatgataaacatcacatgcaatcaaatagtgacatgatatggccaatatcattttgctccttttgatctccatcttcggggctccatgatcatcgttgtcaccggcatgacaccatgatctccatcatcatgatctccatcatcgtgtcttcttgaagttgtctcgtcatctattacttctactactatggctaacgctttagcaataaagtaaagtaattacatgacgtttatgttgacacgcaggtcataaataaattaagacaactcctatggctcctgccggttgtcatactcatcgacatgcaagtcgtgattcctattacaagaacatgatcaatctcatacatcacatatatcattcatcacatccttttggccatatcacatcacaaggcgtatgctgcaaaaacaagttagacatcctctaattgttgttgcaagtttttacgtggctgctataggtttctagcaagaacgtttcttacctacgccaaaacaacaacgtgatatgccaatttctatttacccttcataaggacccttttcatcgaatccgatccgactaaagtgggagagacagacacccgctagccaccttatgcaactagtgcatgtcagtcggtggaaccagtctcacgtaagagtacgtgtaaggtcggtccaggccgcttcatcccacgatgccgccgaatcaagataagactagtaacggcaagtaaattgacaaaatcaacgcccacaactgctttgtgttctactcgtgcatagaaactacgcataaacctggctctgataccactgttggagatcgtagcagaaatttaaaattttctacgcatcaccaagatcaatctatggagtaatctagcaacgaggggaaggagagtgcatctacatacccttgtagatcgctaagcggaagcattgcaagaacgcggatgaaggagtcgtactcgcagcgattcagatcgcggttgattccgatctagcgccgaacggacggcgcctccgcgttcaacacacgtacagcccggggacttctcctccttcttgatccagcaaggggagaggagaagttgagggagaactccagcagcacgacggcatggtggcaATGGAGCTCGTGattctccagcagggcttcgccaagcactatggaggaggaggaggtgtaggaggagggagggctgcgccagggaagaggtcacggctgccctcccacccctccactatatataggggcaaggggagagggagaggcgccctagggtttcccctagggggcggcggctaggcagattggatctccctagggaaaatcctagggagacttaccccccaagccaagcaggtggaggcttgcctcccaagccaggtggaggcgccccaaCCCCCCAAGTAATGTGGGAAAGGgtgtggggggcgcaccaccccttagtgggctggtttgccccttcccctttggcccatgaggccctcccacacttgccggggctcccgaaacacctttcggtcatgctggccatagcctgatacccccggaacacttccggactccaatacccttcgtccaatatactgatcttcacctccggaccattccggagctcctcgtcatgtccgggatctcatccgagactccgaacaaccttcggtaaccacatactatttctcataacaactctagcgtcaccgaaccttaagtgtgtagaccctacgggttcgggaaccatgcagacatgaccgagacaactctccggccaataaccaacagcgggatctggatacccatgttggctcccacatgttccacgatgatctcatcggatgaaccacgatgtcgaggattcaatcaatcccgtattcaattccctttgtccagcggtattgtacttgcccgagattcgatcatcggtatctcgataccttgttcaatctcggtaccggcaagtctctttactcgttccataacacatcatcccatgatcaactccttggtcacattgtgcacaatatgatgatgtcctaccgagtgggcccagagatacctctccgtttacacggagtgacaaatcccagtctcgattcatgccaacccaacagacactttcggagatacctgtagtgtacctttatagccacccagttacgttttgacgtttggcacacccaaagcactcctacggtatccgggagttgcacaatctcatggtctaaggaaatgatacttgacattagaaaagctttagcaaacgaactacacgatcttggtgctaggcttaggattgggtcttgtccatcacatcattctcctaatgatgtgatcccgttatcaacgacatccaatgtccatggtgaggaaaccgtaaccatctattgatcaacgagctagtcaactagaggcttactagggacatggtgttgtctatgtatccacacatgtatctgagtttcctatcaatacaattctagcatggataataaacgattatcatgaacaaggaaatataataataaccaatttattattgcctctagggcatatttccaacaaatggATCAAATAGAAAACACACGATGGGTTAATTAATAGCTACTCATCATTTTACCCACAGATGTATTCTTATTAATTAATAGTCCCCAGCTACTCTCTCATAAGGGAAAATTATGTTAATGAATAAATAGTTTGATGTTTATGCAAACCAATAGGAAGCGAGATCAACCTTCCCGTTCCATTACTTGAATAAAACATGATACTCCCTTTGATCCATATTTATTGTCGTTGTAGTTATACTAAAGCATTCAGAATACAAGTAAAATGTGAGTTCAACTAATAAAAAAACAAGTTCATTTTGCACCTCAAGGCAGGCGCACGGCAAAACAAAAGTCAAAATGACTGGATGAGGCTTTAGTTAGATGGTTTTCATTTGGGTAAAATGCATAGCACCTTCGAGTAATTTTGGTATTGGATCAGATAGGACTAAATCGTGCATTTTAGGATAACGAGGACGTGTCTGACTCAACCCAaaagtcttcttcttcttctttgcaatTCAACCCAAAAAGTCCTAGGACACACCAATATAACCATGCAAAGGCTGGTGATTAGTACATTCAAAGGTTGATGATTAGTATATAACACATTCCTATAGGTCAAAATTATGTAAAGTATTGATACGAATATTTAAAAATGATAAATATAATGGAAAAGGTTTGCGGGTGTAATTGGTACATGGTATTGTCTGACTAAAATTCATCTTGTTGTTTGTAGATCTTGAAAAGTAAAACCAAGAGCTAGTCTTATCTCGCATTAGCTGGAAAGGTAGAGATGCCATGGACGTGTAAGCAAAGAATTCACAGGAGATAGGGACCGAAAAGTACAATAGCAATTAGCAAAGGAGATTCAGTAAGAACATGGAGACTTGCTTGCCAAGCAGCTAGGTTCCATCTTCTAAGAAGTAATTGAGTACAATTTGACTAGTGAATGAATCCCTGTCTAACAAGTAACAACCACCGCTGTTTACCGAATCTACACAAGATCACATAAAAAGGTGCATGGTGGAACGGTCTCGACTACCATAAGCCTAAACGTAAGGTAATCCGCAGTTTAACACTCATTTTATTAAAGGGGCTGAAACCCTAGCCATGTGGTAGCAGCCTTAAAACAACATGCGGCTGCTCTCTTATTATTGTCCTCTTAAATCGTAAAAGTTAGGGCATCTCTAACCTGGCTTATCAAACCGCCTATATACATCTCGACATGACGGTTCAGACAATTTTAGACCTTCAACATAATTCCTCGTTTATTCACGGACTAGCCTCGACGATCCGAAATCCCCTGCCCGTCCCTAAATCAATGGAGATATAGGTAAGCCAGGCGTGTCCGGCAACACTGCCAACTCGGCAAAGGATCATTCTAACCCCACCATCATGAACtcatttttccttttttttttccTTCCCTCTCATATTTTCATTGGACAAAGGGATGGATAATCAAGGAATAGCATTGGATGACCGGCACACCTGGCGGTCGGCTGTCCGCGAACACATTCGGACGTGTCCATGAGCATTTGAAGGTGTTTGAGGTTAACCTCCACATTAGATCGACCGACTCGAAAACTAGAGCTGGAAGCCTGAAACTGGCTACTTAACTCCTTCATCTCGCAAAGAATTTGATAGGCCGCCCATTTCTCGGACGATTCATGTTAAATGCAATACAATTTTACTGAAATATATTTTGACCGATTTGGCAGCAACGCATAAGGTATTATCTATTTATTTAAAAGTTATAAAGATTAAATTAGTTGCGTGTTTGAAATCATGTCAAAATCTAAGACGTATTGCTGTTCAGAATCAGGACTGATAATGACTTGATGATGTGAGCGATCCTGATCATCGTAACAAACGAAGTTTCCGCGTTGACGCCAACTTCGCTGGTGCCGCTATAAAAAGGCACTCGTGAGCTCATCGCTTCCGAtcgcctcttcttcctcctgGCTTCCGTATCTTGGACGTACGTACCCAACTTACTGTATGCGGCTCCGCTGGCCTCGACACCATTTTTGCCTTGCATgacctccgccgccgcgccgccaacATCGCTGCACCGCCCGGCGGTGAGCGCCACACACGGAGCCAGAGCGTCCGTCGCGGCGTCGAGCAACAGGGTGCACCTTGGTAACCTCGAGCACCTCTTCCGAAGCCGCGGTGCCATCGAGAGCAGTGGGACTGCCGCGGCGCCTGTGCAGCCGGCACGCAGGAGGCAGCAGGCACCGCTGCTGCGGCTGCCGTCCTTCTTCAAGCGGGCCAAGGGCGACTTCGCCGTGGCCAAGGAGGAGCAGGTGGACTTGTCGCCGCGCCTGTTCCAGCCGGTGCCGCCCGACGGGCCGTCGCCGCGTGGGGACATCGCGGCGTCGTGGCGGCGGCTGCACGGCGAGGACGGCTGGCGCGGCCTGCTTGACCCGCTGCACCCGGACCTCCGCCGCGAGATCGTCCGCTACGGGGAGTTCGTCGACGCCGCGTACGGCGCGTTCCTTTCCCAGCCCGACGCCACGCCGGGCGACCTCGCCGCCCCCGTGCACGTCCCGCTCCAGGACGCGGCCTACCGCGTCACGGCGCCACTATTCGCAACCTCGTCCGTGGGCTTCCCGTCCTGGCTCGCGCTTGCCGCGCCGTGCGCCGCGCAGCGCACGAGCCTCGTCGGGTACGTGGCCGTGTGTGACAGCCCCGACGAGGTCCGACGTATGGGCCGGCGCGACATAGTCATCGCACTCCGTGGGACCTGCACGGTCCTTGAGTGGGCTGAGAACTTCCGCGCCGGTCTCGTCCCGGCCACCGAAGCGGTTGACGCCGCAGCTTCGGCGGTCTCCGCCTCCGACGCAAAGGTGGAGTGCGGGTTCCGGAACCTTTACAAGACAGCCGGCGACGGTTCGCCGAGCTTGTCAGAGATGGTCGTCACCGAAGTGCGCAGACTACTGAAAAAGTACGAGGGAGAGGAGGTGAGCATCACGGTGACGGGTCACAGCCTGGGGGCGGCGCTGGCGGTGCTGATCGCCGACGAGCTCGCGGGCCACGGCGACGCGCCGAAGCAAGTGACGGTGTTTTCGTTCGGGGGACCGAGGGTGGGGAACCGCGCGTTCGCGGAGCGCGTGGAGGCCCGGGGCGCGCGCGTGCTCCGCGTGGTGAACGCGCACGACGTCGTGCCGCACCTCCCGCCGCGGCCCGGCGGCCGGTGGTACGCTGATATCGGCCGCGAGCTCCGCCTTGACAGCCGCGCATCCCCGTACCTCCGTCCCG belongs to Triticum urartu cultivar G1812 chromosome 7, Tu2.1, whole genome shotgun sequence and includes:
- the LOC125521035 gene encoding phospholipase A1-Ibeta2, chloroplastic-like; this encodes MTSAAAPPTSLHRPAVSATHGARASVAASSNRVHLGNLEHLFRSRGAIESSGTAAAPVQPARRRQQAPLLRLPSFFKRAKGDFAVAKEEQVDLSPRLFQPVPPDGPSPRGDIAASWRRLHGEDGWRGLLDPLHPDLRREIVRYGEFVDAAYGAFLSQPDATPGDLAAPVHVPLQDAAYRVTAPLFATSSVGFPSWLALAAPCAAQRTSLVGYVAVCDSPDEVRRMGRRDIVIALRGTCTVLEWAENFRAGLVPATEAVDAAASAVSASDAKVECGFRNLYKTAGDGSPSLSEMVVTEVRRLLKKYEGEEVSITVTGHSLGAALAVLIADELAGHGDAPKQVTVFSFGGPRVGNRAFAERVEARGARVLRVVNAHDVVPHLPPRPGGRWYADIGRELRLDSRASPYLRPDADAACCHDLEAYIHLVDGFLSSHCPFRANAKRSILRLLKNQGGNVKQLYISKAMDMRARLDAGGAVDMPGSPLSRLVAPSTVLECVH